The Astatotilapia calliptera chromosome 17, fAstCal1.2, whole genome shotgun sequence genome has a segment encoding these proteins:
- the mafaa gene encoding transcription factor MafAa, which produces MATDLAMSAELPNSPLAIEYVNDFDLMKFEVKKEPPEADRYCHRLPSGSLSSTPISTPCSSVPSSPSFCAPSPGAQPNQGLASGVSSNGSSNNSGGNNNHSTGGKPQLEDLYWIPSYQHHINPEALNLTPEDAVEALIGNAHHHHHHQTYEGFRGQQYVGEDLSAASAAHHHQAHHHHHHHHHGHHARLEDRFSDEQLVSMTVRELNRQLRGFSKEEVIRLKQKRRTLKNRGYAQSCRFKRVQQRHMLETEKCTLQNQVEQLKQDVARLVKERDLYKEKYEKLASRTYNAGGPANTRDPSGKQANAEFFM; this is translated from the coding sequence ATGGCCACCGACCTCGCCATGAGCGCAGAGCTGCCCAACAGCCCTCTGGCCATCGAGTATGTCAACGACTTTGACCTGATGAAGTTCGAGGTCAAGAAGGAGCCGCCGGAGGCCGACCGCTACTGCCACCGCCTCCCGTCGGGCTCCCTCTCCTCCACCCCGATTAGCACCCCTTGTTCCTCCGTGCCTTCTTCGCCCAGCTTCTGCGCCCCGAGCCCGGGCGCGCAGCCGAACCAGGGCCTCGCCAGCGGCGTCAGCAGCAAcggcagcagcaacaacagcggCGGCAACAACAATCACAGCACCGGGGGGAAGCCCCAGCTGGAGGACCTGTACTGGATCCCCAGCTACCAGCACCACATCAATCCGGAGGCGCTCAACCTGACGCCGGAGGACGCGGTGGAGGCCCTCATCGGCAACgcgcaccaccaccaccaccaccagaccTACGAGGGTTTCCGCGGGCAGCAGTACGTTGGCGAGGACCTCTCCGCGGCCTCGGCGGCCCACCATCACCAAGcgcatcaccaccaccaccaccaccaccacggcCACCACGCCCGCCTCGAAGATCGCTTCTCGGACGAGCAGTTGGTCAGCATGACAGTGCGGGAGCTGAACCGGCAGCTCCGAGGCTTCAGCAAAGAGGAGGTGATCCGCCTGAAGCAGAAGAGGCGCACGCTCAAGAACCGCGGCTACGCGCAGTCCTGCCGCTTCAAGCGCGTGCAGCAGAGGCACATGCTGGAGACCGAAAAGTGCACCCTGCAGAACCAGGTGGAACAGCTGAAGCAGGACGTGGCGCGCCTGGTCAAGGAGAGGGATCTATACAAGGAGAAGTACGAGAAGCTGGCCAGCCGGACCTACAATGCCGGCGGACCCGCGAACACGAGAGATCCGTCCGGGAAACAAGCTAACGCCGAGTTCTTCATGTGA